In Rutidosis leptorrhynchoides isolate AG116_Rl617_1_P2 chromosome 2, CSIRO_AGI_Rlap_v1, whole genome shotgun sequence, one genomic interval encodes:
- the LOC139889350 gene encoding uncharacterized protein codes for MTATTADDAIIDMFLVNSTPARVLFDCGANRSFMATRFCDKLNFPVSMLPRQLEVEVASGKTVPVTTSVSGISIEIDGSVFPVTCLVMPIPSIDVVLGMNWLSCHKASIKCHKRLISFPLSDGTRVIARGEWGGFGCPLISMMKARKSIAKGCDTFLAYVIDAKKEKKMVADIAVVRDFLEVFPDELPGFPPVREVEYRIELMPGSKAVAKSPYRLAPSEIRDMMTQIQDLLDRGFI; via the coding sequence atgacagctaCTACTGCCGACGATGCTATCATCGATATGTTTTTGGTTAACTCTAcacctgctcgtgtattgtttgattgcgGAGCCAATCGTTCTTTTATGGCTACTAGATTCTGTGATAAGTTAAACTTTCCTGTTTCTATGTTACCTAGACAGTTAGAAGTGGAAGTAGCCAGTGGTAAGACCGTTCCAGTCACAACATCTGTGTCTGGAATAAGTATAGAAATAGATGGGAGTGTATTTCCGGTGACTTGCTtagtgatgcctatacctagcatTGATGTAGTTTTAGGTATGAATTGGTTGAGTTGCCATAAGGCAAGTATAAAATGTCATAAGAGACTGATTTCTTTCCCTCTATCTGATGGGACACGTGTTATAGCCCGGGGCGAATGGGGTGGGTTTGGTTGTCCTTTGATTTCGATGATGAAGGCTAGGAAATCTATAGCAAAGGGATGTGATACGTTTCTCGCGTATGTAATTGATGCTAAGAAAGAGAAAAAGATGGTAGCTGATATTGCAGTAGTGCGTGACTTcctagaagtatttccagatgaattACCGGGTTTTCCACCAGTTAGGGAAGTAGAATATAGAATTGAGTTGATGCCAGGATCTAAAGCAGTGGCTAAATCTCCTTATAGGTTAGCTCCGTCCGAGATTCGCGACATGATGACGCAAATTCAGGATTTGCTAGATCGTGGGTTTATATGA